The Terriglobia bacterium genomic sequence AAAGCGCGACGCCGCGCACGTGGAGGAGGAACGCTTCATCACTCTTGGCGCGATTGGTCCCGGTGCAATTCTGCTGGTGGTACATACCAGTTTCGAGAACACCGGGAGCGAGGAAGTAATCAGGATCATTTCAGCTCGCGCCGCAACCTCCCGAGAGAGGAAAAGCTATGAAGAAACTCACAAGGGAACAGAAACGAGAAATCGCCGCCATCGCTAGAATGAAAGACGCCGACATTGATCGGTCCGACATGCCGGAGGTTGTGGATTGGAAAGATGCTGAGATCGGCCAGTACTACCGGCCGA encodes the following:
- a CDS encoding BrnT family toxin, with product MRFEWNEEKNRKNRSKHGVSFETATLVFDDPYALTKRDAAHVEEERFITLGAIGPGAILLVVHTSFENTGSEEVIRIISARAATSRERKSYEETHKGTETRNRRHR